One part of the Chryseobacterium mulctrae genome encodes these proteins:
- a CDS encoding NADH-quinone oxidoreductase subunit N: MSVLIIVFLTAVAALFSGVFEKGKFARYIGIFGLIVALYVSFLPEASFFEKYRLMYEYGQNTALFTKISIVTTLLLFFLGGFAFSNHRNHQSELYALMLFALCGGFVLFGYQNLVTLFLGVEILSIPLYVMAGSNKTDLRSNEASLKYFLMGAFATGFLLLGIAFIYGSTGTFDLYRIHDFSTVNPTNGMFILGVVLMLCAMAFKVALAPFHMWSPDVYQGSPSLITAFMASVVKISGFYALFRLMTIGFSGVTHEWINILGVFLIITLLLANAMGLAQTNAKRMLAYSSVSHAGYIGLVFFGMNALSTYTLAFYLFAYSLSTVGVFMCLIWVEKLKRETSYGAFKGLAKSEPLLATVATISLLSMAGIPLTAGFMGKFSLFAQALSKDNNAFLVIIAVLGSAISIAYYLRLIIAMFFFKETTFKTSERVTVTYNIVAVFIIASIIALGVFPDLFAKQFGL; this comes from the coding sequence ATGAGTGTTTTAATTATTGTTTTCCTGACAGCAGTTGCTGCATTATTCTCGGGAGTTTTTGAAAAGGGAAAATTCGCAAGATACATTGGGATTTTTGGGTTGATCGTTGCATTATATGTAAGCTTTTTACCTGAAGCTTCTTTCTTCGAAAAATACAGATTAATGTATGAGTACGGACAAAATACAGCTTTGTTTACAAAAATTTCTATTGTAACGACTTTGCTTTTATTCTTCCTGGGAGGTTTTGCATTCAGCAATCACAGAAACCATCAGTCAGAATTGTATGCATTGATGCTTTTTGCATTGTGTGGCGGTTTTGTATTGTTCGGATACCAAAACTTGGTGACTTTGTTCTTAGGAGTTGAAATTTTGTCTATTCCTTTATACGTAATGGCAGGTTCCAACAAAACAGATCTTAGATCAAACGAAGCTTCATTAAAATATTTCCTGATGGGAGCATTTGCAACAGGTTTCTTATTATTAGGAATTGCATTTATCTACGGAAGCACAGGAACATTTGATTTATACAGAATTCACGATTTCAGCACGGTAAATCCAACCAACGGAATGTTTATTCTTGGAGTTGTGTTAATGCTTTGTGCGATGGCATTTAAAGTAGCTTTAGCACCTTTCCACATGTGGAGTCCGGATGTTTACCAAGGTTCACCATCATTGATCACTGCTTTCATGGCAAGTGTTGTCAAAATCTCAGGATTTTATGCATTATTCAGATTAATGACGATCGGATTCTCTGGTGTTACTCATGAGTGGATTAACATTTTAGGCGTATTCCTTATCATTACTTTATTATTAGCAAACGCAATGGGTCTGGCTCAGACGAATGCTAAAAGAATGTTGGCGTACTCATCAGTTTCGCACGCAGGATATATCGGTTTGGTGTTTTTCGGAATGAACGCACTTTCAACATATACATTAGCGTTTTATTTATTCGCTTATTCATTGTCTACAGTGGGAGTATTTATGTGTTTAATCTGGGTTGAAAAACTAAAAAGAGAAACTTCTTACGGCGCATTCAAAGGTTTGGCTAAATCTGAACCATTATTGGCAACCGTCGCAACGATTTCTTTACTTTCAATGGCGGGAATTCCTTTAACGGCAGGTTTCATGGGTAAATTCTCATTATTTGCTCAGGCTTTAAGCAAAGACAACAATGCATTCTTAGTAATTATAGCAGTTTTAGGTTCTGCAATCTCAATCGCTTATTATTTAAGATTAATTATCGCAATGTTCTTCTTTAAAGAAACTACTTTCAAAACTTCAGAAAGAGTAACGGTAACTTACAATATTGTCGCAGTATTTATTATTGCATCGATTATTGCACTGGGTGTTTTCCCTGATTTA
- the nuoL gene encoding NADH-quinone oxidoreductase subunit L → MENLIYAIVLLPLIGFLINGLFGKNLPKIIVGSLATAAVFASFCIAVSLFLKFDSESPAVVVKAFEWFRVNGIQINFGFQIDQLSLMMVMIITGIGSLIHLYSIGYMSHDKGFYKFFTYLNLFIFSMLLLVMGSNYMILFIGWEGVGLCSYLLIGFWYTNEEYGKAARKAFIMNRIGDLGLLIGIFMIASQTNSVDYISVAQNASKFELDGTIIIFITASLFIGAVGKSAQVPLYTWLPDAMAGPTPVSALIHAATMVTAGIYLVVRSNFLFTLAPTVQGGILLIGFLTAALAGFYALRQNDIKKVLAYSTVSQLGFMFIALGLGAYSTAMFHVMTHAFFKALLFLGAGSVIHAMSNEQDMRFMGGLKKYIPITHITFLIGTLAISGFPLLSGMISKDEILVAAFAKNPIYWVMLFILAATTAAYMFRLYYLTFHGEFRGTEEQKHHLHESPMNMTLPLIVLAILSVLGGFINLPHFIGHGHYAKLMEWLKPVLTPESFKQMEMTLSGVDFNTEMILLGATILMFFTVWFIVKNMYVNKKKMALAEEEYTGWEKLSAKKLYVDELYNALIVKTFEGLGRGGKMFDKGVLDRFVDYIGEGAEDSGKSMKRIQNGNVENYVLIMTLAVGIILIVNFILQ, encoded by the coding sequence ATGGAGAATTTAATATATGCAATAGTACTTTTACCACTTATAGGCTTTCTTATCAACGGACTTTTCGGAAAAAATCTTCCTAAGATTATAGTCGGAAGTTTGGCAACAGCTGCAGTTTTTGCATCTTTTTGTATTGCGGTAAGCTTATTTTTAAAATTTGACTCTGAAAGTCCGGCGGTTGTCGTTAAGGCTTTCGAATGGTTCAGAGTAAACGGAATTCAAATCAACTTCGGTTTCCAGATTGATCAGCTTTCATTAATGATGGTGATGATTATTACAGGAATCGGATCTTTAATTCACTTGTATTCTATCGGATACATGAGCCACGATAAAGGTTTCTATAAGTTTTTTACTTATTTAAATCTTTTCATCTTCTCGATGTTACTTTTGGTAATGGGAAGCAACTACATGATCTTATTCATCGGTTGGGAAGGTGTAGGTCTGTGTTCTTATCTATTGATCGGATTCTGGTATACCAACGAAGAATACGGTAAAGCAGCAAGAAAAGCTTTCATCATGAATAGAATTGGTGACCTTGGTTTATTGATCGGTATTTTCATGATTGCGTCTCAGACCAACTCTGTAGATTATATTTCAGTAGCACAAAATGCTTCTAAATTTGAATTAGACGGAACCATCATCATCTTTATCACAGCCAGTTTATTTATCGGTGCTGTTGGTAAATCTGCTCAGGTTCCTTTATATACTTGGTTACCCGATGCGATGGCAGGTCCAACTCCTGTTTCTGCATTGATTCACGCAGCAACGATGGTTACTGCAGGTATCTATTTGGTGGTAAGATCAAACTTCTTATTCACTTTAGCTCCAACCGTTCAGGGCGGAATTTTATTAATAGGATTCTTAACTGCCGCTTTGGCTGGTTTCTACGCACTGCGTCAGAACGATATCAAAAAAGTTTTGGCATATTCTACAGTTTCACAGCTTGGTTTTATGTTTATCGCTTTAGGTTTGGGAGCTTATTCTACAGCAATGTTCCACGTAATGACACACGCTTTCTTCAAGGCATTGTTATTCTTGGGAGCAGGTTCTGTAATCCACGCAATGAGCAACGAACAGGATATGCGTTTTATGGGAGGTTTAAAAAAATACATTCCAATCACGCACATCACTTTCCTGATCGGAACATTGGCGATCTCAGGTTTCCCTTTACTTTCAGGGATGATCTCTAAAGACGAAATTTTGGTTGCAGCATTTGCTAAAAACCCTATTTACTGGGTAATGTTATTTATTTTAGCAGCAACAACCGCAGCATATATGTTCAGACTGTATTACTTGACTTTCCACGGAGAGTTCAGAGGTACAGAAGAACAGAAACATCATTTACACGAAAGCCCGATGAACATGACGTTACCGTTGATCGTTCTGGCAATTCTTTCAGTACTTGGAGGTTTTATTAATTTACCACACTTTATCGGTCACGGTCATTATGCTAAATTAATGGAATGGCTAAAACCGGTATTGACTCCAGAAAGCTTTAAGCAAATGGAAATGACTCTTTCAGGAGTTGATTTCAATACAGAAATGATTCTTTTGGGAGCAACCATCTTAATGTTCTTTACGGTTTGGTTCATTGTGAAAAACATGTATGTGAACAAAAAGAAAATGGCTCTTGCCGAAGAAGAATATACAGGCTGGGAAAAACTTTCTGCTAAAAAGTTATATGTTGATGAGCTTTACAATGCATTAATTGTAAAAACTTTCGAAGGACTTGGACGTGGCGGAAAAATGTTTGACAAAGGCGTTTTAGACCGTTTTGTAGACTACATAGGTGAAGGTGCTGAAGACAGCGGAAAATCTATGAAGCGTATTCAAAACGGAAATGTTGAGAACTATGTTCTTATCATGACTTTGGCTGTGGGAATTATACTGATTGTTAACTTTATATTACAATAA
- a CDS encoding complex I subunit 4 family protein — translation MSYLLLTLLLLPLVGSGLTFAWKNASSKYLALGIALIQMLLTFYILSDFDFNLTVDSSLQYEITYPWSQFIKSTLHFGIDGMGLLLLLLTNILTPLIILSSFNENVSYKNSFYGLILLMQFGLVGVFTALDGLLFYIFWEVTLIPIWFIAALWGQENKRMEFTTKFFVYTFVGSLFMLAGLIYVYTHSASFALTDLYNADLGETQQIVVFWFIFFAFAVKLPVFPFHTWQPDTYTYSPTQGSMLLSGIMLKMAIYGVIRYLLPITPTAIFGISGQIVIILAIIGIVHGALIAIIQTDMKRIIAYSSFSHVGLMVAGIFSSAVLTLRGTLTIEGAEGALVQTFAHGINVAGLFYCADILYKRFKTRDIRQMGGLAKVAPKFAVLFLLIILGSMGVPLTNGFIGEFILIKSIFDFNVLASIIAGLTIILCAVYLLRFYGKAMFGEGNAAVLSTAKDLSAVEFSVLASIAVFVILLGIFPQPIIDMVGSSLKFVYSSMIN, via the coding sequence ATGTCTTATTTACTATTAACATTATTACTTTTACCTCTTGTAGGTTCGGGATTAACCTTTGCATGGAAGAACGCTTCCAGCAAATATTTGGCGCTGGGAATTGCTTTGATTCAGATGTTGCTTACATTTTACATTCTTTCGGATTTTGATTTTAATCTGACTGTAGATAGTTCGCTGCAATATGAGATTACTTATCCTTGGTCACAATTTATTAAAAGTACTCTTCATTTCGGAATTGACGGAATGGGTTTGCTTCTTTTATTACTGACCAATATTCTTACGCCATTAATTATTTTATCATCTTTTAACGAAAACGTAAGCTACAAAAACTCTTTCTACGGACTTATTTTGCTGATGCAGTTTGGTCTTGTAGGAGTATTTACAGCTTTAGATGGTTTGTTATTCTATATTTTCTGGGAAGTAACACTTATTCCGATCTGGTTTATTGCTGCACTTTGGGGACAGGAAAACAAAAGAATGGAATTCACAACAAAATTCTTCGTCTATACATTCGTAGGATCTTTGTTTATGTTGGCTGGTTTGATCTATGTTTACACGCATTCAGCATCTTTCGCTCTTACAGATCTGTATAATGCAGATTTGGGTGAAACGCAGCAAATCGTTGTATTCTGGTTTATTTTCTTTGCTTTTGCAGTGAAACTTCCGGTTTTCCCTTTCCACACTTGGCAACCCGATACGTATACCTACTCTCCTACTCAGGGATCGATGCTTTTATCAGGAATTATGCTGAAAATGGCGATCTATGGAGTAATCAGATATTTATTACCAATAACACCGACTGCTATTTTCGGAATTTCAGGACAGATTGTAATCATTCTGGCAATTATCGGAATTGTACACGGTGCTTTAATTGCAATTATCCAGACTGATATGAAGAGAATTATTGCATATTCTTCTTTCTCACACGTTGGGTTAATGGTTGCAGGTATTTTCTCTTCGGCGGTTCTTACTTTAAGAGGAACTTTAACCATTGAAGGAGCTGAAGGAGCTTTAGTTCAGACTTTTGCTCACGGTATCAACGTTGCAGGTTTGTTCTATTGTGCAGATATTTTATACAAAAGATTCAAAACAAGAGACATCAGACAGATGGGAGGTTTGGCAAAAGTAGCGCCTAAGTTTGCGGTATTGTTCTTACTGATCATTTTAGGATCAATGGGAGTTCCGTTGACGAATGGTTTCATTGGTGAATTTATCCTTATTAAATCTATCTTTGATTTTAATGTATTGGCTTCAATCATTGCTGGTTTAACGATCATTCTTTGTGCGGTTTATCTATTGAGATTTTACGGTAAAGCAATGTTTGGTGAAGGTAATGCTGCAGTTTTGAGCACAGCAAAAGATTTATCGGCAGTTGAATTTTCAGTATTGGCAAGTATTGCAGTATTTGTGATCTTGTTAGGAATTTTCCCTCAACCGATTATCGATATGGTGGGAAGTTCATTGAAGTTTGTGTATTCATCGATGATCAATTAG